In one window of Denticeps clupeoides chromosome 2, fDenClu1.1, whole genome shotgun sequence DNA:
- the LOC114772549 gene encoding highly reducing polyketide synthase SAT13-like isoform X1 yields the protein MDAIAVVGIGCNFPGGEGLDNFWKVLVQGKNCAVEIPEERFDSSYWYDSDETKPGKSRTSKACLIDGLNEFDQRFFGITDAEAEQMDPQHKLLLECSFRALENAGMPMEKASGTRTGVFLGLMNRDFEITASNLHQNSIDHWTGTGGVMSIAANRISYTFNLTGPSFAIDSACSSSLVALHLACQAIRQGDCEMALCGGVSCIFHARTFVALSKAKMISPDGSSKPFSSKADGYGRGEGCGMVLLKPLNKALEDFDNIWGIISKTAVNQDGHTITPMTKPSQIQQEELLRSVYSTESECNHVQYMEAHGTGTPVGDPIEAGSISNIIAKVRPFGSEPLCIGSVKGNIGHTESAAGVAGLIKVLLMMKHEAIVPSLFYSESNTSIDVKSLRLKIPTKVEKWPNAGGATLVAGINNFGFGGTNAHALVTQHVRTHASLPIVRKSQEYFVLSAASEKSLTMMIEDTASKLLRAESTDNLQTLAYTSTCRRSHLKHKYKRAFRTSSLTDLKHQLTSAFNKRIVPALPDPRLVLVFCGNGVTYRGMCRQLLKEEPVFREKVKEVERLFQKYTRFNMVDTLENDAEQNEDFSKPDIIQPLLFAIQVALAELLKHWGIRPDAVLGHSVGEVAAAHCSGLLTLEDAVKVIHYRSALQSRVTGGKMLVVGNIVVSEVLKLLQAYTGKVCLAAYNSPQSCTLSGDADAIQSFHQKLSSSYKGKNLFLHVLDVAAAYHSHLMDPILLEIEKNIGHLQKNRLEVDLISTVTGKIASQDDFCTGTYWSRNIREPVAFEMALKSAATQDRKNMIFVEIGPRRALQRNILETLGKDTVVLSSVQPDKDHETMLDIICRLFECGVPIDWTKLYNGCYSLPAALPIYHFDRVKKPIHPEKALKGFEGFHGFLTQMDKDGTEFTCDLSSDSLSYLHEHKNNNVALIPGAFHVELGLTSVMAHAKPKVPLSSLQLSIHFERPFILNQNTLSLKVTLDPAEPDTAFKIHSNTATFASGHVTFHEGRLIEEPSIALDLVLKRCPAVITSDELYRNLSLGGFQYGSVFRNTGTIYHGPEFREVLSFVTVPEEILPQLHDYCIHPVLLDYVMQLVPFTGAKNFLARPGFPVSVGGLTVFDSLQKEMAIYLKSTDMGTDHIEVFGCFTNKAGRVLAEIKNVVIKYTGSLDQMLEEYFYHNEFNVISESITSVAAQTALVFSDQTGVCKALQQHLNPASRYISFTHAKDLMCHGFQGLLSRLNIPDVKKHYQEILFVWGDADLTMNKVDDILDNVTRTCEMFRQIVVELKAINFPNSIRTVTYRSADDTVDHISSGFVLSGMTRACAAEISHLSFQLIDIGSVSTEDIRALANILSSYPCRKYPELVVNNGQIQSPSIVRTPVLVNSSTVRSVQTSQVENFILQTADPYKMTSLSTYCDHEKLLVPDKSVEVQLGKICVHSSDYFPVSVSDLNFGQTMYWNEHTNQNHKLVALDFSGTVTALGKDVRNLKVGDHIASCYPVAASSKVIIPAAACYKTKRLPYLRDIPCVSYYALSWTILQDSLPKVKQQQRLCILSSVPDSGLLKVLMLTANKSGWNAVTITDIRGTLQNGHKADALVLLPPFDQHAFNEACQVPGILHIVAVCERTSSFDSQLLRAGNDRVRIQTIPMSSVPEKGSLRAHKPQIYKWLKSMHLDRKAVGLPNATFQRGAGESIHLLPVGDSQSYFSSRTLHVVVLKKDDTTGAQSDIPLSSKAKSLFQKNSVYIVSGGLTGLGFETVKFIAYRGGSHIVILSRRSPSPEMQKEILTIENQSGTVVSSLQCDVSDPQQVAHVMTVVGQKFPTCSVKGVFHSAVVLHDGLVDVLDKSLYEKVLKPKVNGVLNLHHATMHCSLDYFVCYSSISAFLGNASQTNYAAANTFLDTFCHYRRNLGLPAQSINWGALNLGLLLNKEHFQKFLEARGMPVMEVYEIHRSLEECLLLNKPQQVICKFNFAQMSHNVLSQNEALKMRLSNVVEEGLSKSKFTHRTVDQTVSRLSTPPEYLRSVLSELLNIRSDDLNEDMSLTSLGIDSMLAMTLQNVIFQGRGVNIPLVNLLDPNSTLSTLVAFLGKSVNDDSYSSDEMFTRL from the exons ATGGACGCCATTGCTGTGGTGGGAATTGGATGCAATTTTCCTGGAG GAGAGGGACTGGACAATTTCTGGAAAGTCCTGGTTCAAGGGAAGAACTGCGCAGTAGAAATCCCAGAGGAGCGATTTGACTCTTCCTACTGGTACGATTCAGATGAAACCAAACCTGGCAAATCAAGGACTTCAAAAGCATGCCTTATTGACGG ATTGAATGAATTTGATCAGAGGTTTTTTGGAATCACTGATGCTGAAGCAGAGCAGATGGATCCCCAGCATAAGCTCTTGCTGGAGTGTTCCTTCAGAGCCCTGGAAAATGCTGGAATGCCCATGGAAAAGGCCAGCGGGACAAGGACAGGGGTGTTCCTGG GACTTATGAACCGAGACTTTGAAATCACTGCGTCAAACCTCCACCAGAATTCTATTGATCATTGGACCGGTACCGGTGGGGTTATGAGCATAGCTGCCAATCGTATCTCCTACACCTTCAATCTCACCGGTCCCTCCTTTGCAATTGACTCTGCCTGCTCGTCCTCCCTTGTAGCGCTTCACTTGGCCTGTCAGGCCATCAGACAAG GAGACTGTGAGATGGCTCTGTGTGGGGGTGTATCCTGCATCTTTCATGCACGAACCTTTGTGGCTCTCAGCAAAGCCAAAATGATCTCTCCTGATGGATCTAGCAAACCTTTCTCCAGCAAAGCAGATGGTTATGGGCGAGGAGAAGGCTGTGGAATGGTTCTCCTAAAGCCTTTGAATAAA GCATTAGAAGACTTTGACAACATTTGGGGCATTATTAGCAAAACAGCAGTAAACCAAGATGGCCACACCATCACTCCAATGACAAAGCCTTCACAGATACAGCAGGAAGAACTTCTCAGAAGTGTGTACTCTACAGAGTCTGAGTGTAACCATGTCCAGTACATGGAGGCTCATGGGACTGGAACACCTGTTGGGGATCCTATAGAAGCAGGTAGCATCTCCAACATTATTGCTAAAGTCAGGCCTTTCGGATCAGAGCCACTGTGCATAGGCTCTGTAAAAGGTAACATTGGACACACTGAGTCCGCAGCAGGAGTGGCGGGACTCATAAAGGTTCTCCTAATGATGAAACATGAAGCCATTGTCCCGTCTCTGTTCTACTCTGAGAGTAACACTAGCATTGATGTTAAATCACTACGTCTAAAGATTCCTACTAAAGTGGAGAAATGGCCAAATGCTGGTGGTGCCACATTGGTTGCAGGCATCAATAACTTTGGCTTTGGAGGGACAAACGCTCATGCTCTTGTTACTCAACATGTACGCACACATGCTTCCTTACCAATAGTTAGGAAATCACAGGAGTATTTTGTACTTTCTGCCGCCTCTGAAAAATCTCTTACCATGATGATTGAGGATACAGCCAGTAAGCTGCTGCGTGCTGAGAGCACAGATAATTTACAAACTCTGGCGTACACGTCCACATGTAGGAGAAGCCATCTCAAACACAAGTACAAAAGAGCGTTTAGAACATCGTCACTGACTGATCTGAAACATCAGCTCACGTCCGCGTTTAATAAAAGAATTGTGCCTGCGCTGCCAGACCCCAGGTTAGTGTTGGTGTTTTGTGGTAACGGGGTCACTTACAGAGGCATGTGCAGGCAGCTGCTGAAGGAGGAGCCAGTCTTCAGAGAGAAAGTCAAAGAGGTTGAGAGGCTCTTCCAGAAATACACAAGGTTTAACATGGTGGACACCTTGGAAAATGATGCTGAGCAGAATGAGGATTTTTCCAAACCCGACATTATTCAGCCGCTCCTTTTTGCCATTCAGGTTGCTCTTGCAGAACTTTTAAAGCATTGGGGTATTAGACCAGACGCTGTTCTTGGACACTCGGTTGGAGAAGTGGCTGCAGCCCATTGCTCAGGTCTGCTGACCCTTGAGGATGCAGTGAAGGTGATCCATTACCGTAGTGCTTTGCAGAGCAGAGTTACGGGAGGTAAAATGCTGGTGGTTGGAAACATCGTGGTATCTGAGGTCTTGAAGCTTCTCCAGGCTTACACAGGGAAGGTCTGCCTAGCTGCATACAATAGTCCTCAATCCTGCACCTTATCAGGTGATGCAGATGCTATTCAAAGCTTCCACCAAAAGCTGAGCAGCTCATACAAAGGGAAGAATCTGTTTCTTCATGTCCTGGATGTTGCTGCTGCGTACCATAGCCATCTGATGGATCCAATTCTTTTAGAAATAGAAAAGAATATAGGACATCTACAGAAAAACAGATTGGAGGTTGATTTAATCTCAACTGTGACGGGCAAGATTGCTTCTCAGGATGATTTCTGCACTGGCACGTACTGGTCCAGGAATATCCGTGAACCAGTTGCATTTGAGATGGCGCTGAAGTCAGCAGCAACCCAAGACAGGAAGAACATGATCTTTGTAGAGATAGGTCCAAGAAGAGCTTTGCAGAGAAACATCCTGGAGACGTTAGGGAAGGACACTGTGGTGCTGTCCTCAGTACAGCCAGACAAGGATCATGAGACAATGCTTGATATCATCTGCAGACTCTTTGAGTGTGGAGTACCAATAGACTGGACCAAGCTTTATAACGGCTGTTATAGCCTCCCTGCAGCTCTACCAATCTACCACTTTGACAGAGTCAAGAAACCAATTCACCCTGAAAAAGCCTTGAAGGGTTTTGAAGGCTTTCATGGCTTTCTTACTCAGATGGACAAGGACGGAACTGAATTTACTTGTGATTTGTCATCTGATTCGCTCTCATACCTgcatgaacacaaaaacaacaatgttgCCCTCATTCCTGGCGCCTTTCATGTTGAACTCGGCCTAACATCAGTCATGGCTCATGCAAAGCCGAAAGTTCCTCTTAGCTCCCTCCAGCTCAgcattcattttgaaagacCGTTTATTTTGAACCAGAACACTTTGTCTCTGAAAGTCACCCTGGATCCAGCCGAGCCTGATACAGCATttaaaattcattcaaacacaGCCACTTTTGCTTCTGGACACGTCACATTCCATGAAGGAAGACTGATTGAAGAACCAAGTATTGCTCTTGATTTGGTTCTGAAGAGATGCCCTGCCGTAATAACTTCTGATGAACTCTACAGAAATCTAAGTCTGGGAGGCTTTCAGTATGGTTCAGTTTTCAGAAACACTGGCACCATTTATCATGGTCCAGAGTTCAGAGAGGTTCTCTCTTTTGTTACAGTCCCAGAAGAAATACTTCCTCAGTTGCATGACTACTGCATTCACCCAGTGCTTCTCGATTATGTCATGCAACTTGTGCCATTTACGGGTGCAAAGAACTTTCTGGCAAGACCTGGATTTCCTGTTTCAGTTGGTGGTCTGACTGTGTTTGACTCCTTACAAAAGGAAATGGCGATTTACCTGAAATCCACTGATATGGGAACTGACCACATTGAGGTCTTTGGCTGTTTCACAAACAAAGCTGGAAGGGTTTTAGCTGAAATCAAGAATGTGGTTATTAAATATACAGGAAGTCTTGACCAAATGCTGGAGGAGTACTTTTATCATAATGAGTTCAACGTCATCTCAGAAAGCATCACATCTGTTGCTGCCCAGACAGCCTTAGTCTTCTCTGACCAGACTGGGGTTTGCAAGGCCCTGCAGCAGCACCTGAACCCGGCATCTCGCTACATCTCCTTCACACATGCCAAAGATCTCATGTGCCATGGATTTCAAGGACTGTTGTCCAGGCTAAACATTCCGGATGTGAAGAAACATTACCAggaaattttatttgtctgggGTGACGCGGATCTAACCATGAATAAAGTGGATGACATCTTGGACAATGTGACAAGGACCTGTGAGATGTTTCGACAGATAGTTGTAGAACTGAAAGCGATTAATTTCCCCAACTCTATCAGAACAGTAACCTACCGTAGTGCAGATGACACCGTTGACCACATCAGCTCTGGGTTTGTGTTGTCAGGAATGACAAGGGCATGTGCAGCTGAAATATCCCATCTCTCCTTTCAATTGATCGACATTGGCTCTGTATCGACTGAGGATATTAGAGCCCTAGCAAACATTCTTAGCTCGTATCCCTGCAGGAAATACCCAGAACTTGTGGTGAATAATGGCCAGATTCAGAGCCCTTCTATTGTTCGCACACCAGTTCTGGTCAACAGTAGCACAGTGAGAAGTGTTCAGACTTCACAGGTTGAAAATTTCATCTTGCAGACTGCAGACCCTTACAAGATGACCAGCTTGTCTACCTATTGTGACCATGAGAAGTTGCTTGTTCCTGACAAAAGCGTGGAAGTTCAGCTAGGAAAAATATGCGTCCATTCCTCAGACTACTTTCCTGTCAGTGTGTCTGACCTAAATTTCGGCCAGACGATGTACTGGAACGAACACACCAACCAGAACCACAAGCTTGTTGCTCTGGACTTCAGTGGTACGGTCACTGCCCTGGGGAAGGACGTGAGAAACCTGAAAGTGGGAGACCACATTGCTTCTTGTTACCCTGTAGCTGCTTCTTCTAAAGTTATCATTCCTGCAGCCGCTTGCTACAAAACAAAAAGGCTTCCGTACCTGAGGGACATTCCCTGTGTGTCATATTATGCACTTTCTTGGACAATTTTACAGGATAGTCTTCCAAAGGTCAAACAGCAGCAAAGGTTGTGCATCTTGTCCTCTGTCCCAGATTCAGGCTTGCTCAAGGTCTTGATGTTAACTGCAAATAAGTCTGGCTGGAATGCTGTTACCATCACTGACATACGTGGGACCCTCCAGAATGGACACAAAGCTGATGCTTTAGTTCTCCTGCCACCATTTGACCAACATGCTTTTAATGAAGCCTGCCAAGTCCCTGGTATCCTACATATTGTTGCTGTGTGTGAAAGGACATCATCCTTTGATTCACAACTTCTCAGGGCTGGAAATGATCGTGTCCGCATCCAGACTATTCCCATGTCCAGTGTTCCAGAAAAGGGATCACTAAGAGCACACAAGCCACAAATTTACAAATGGCTAAAGTCAATGCATCTTGACAGAAAAGCAGTAGGTCTGCCAAATGCTACATTTCAAAGGGGGGCTGGTGAAAGCATACATCTCTTGCCTGTGGGGGACTCCCAGTCATACTTTAGTAGTAGGACCCTTCACGTTGTGGTGCTGAAGAAGGACGACACTACGGGTGCCCAGTCAGATATCCCCTTGTCGTCCAAAGCGAAGAGTCTCTTTCAGAAGAATTCTGTGTACATTGTGTCAGGAGGGCTCACTGGGCTGGGCTTTGAGACAGTGAAGTTCATTGCTTACAGGGGGGGAAGCCACATTGTCATCCTTTCTAGGAGGAGCCCGAGCCCTGAGATGCAAAAAGAGATCTTGACTATAGAGAATCAAAGTGGGACTGTGGTTTCATCTTTGCAGTGTGACGTTTCAGATCCTCAACAGGTAGCACATGTCATGACAGTCGTTGGACAAAAGTTTCCCACTTGTTCAGTCAAGGGAGTCTTCCACAGTGCAGTGGTCCTTCATGATGGGCTGGTTGACGTTCTTGATAAGTCTCTGTATGAGAAGGTCCTGAAGCCAAAGGTGAATGGGGTTCTGAATCTTCACCATGCCACAATGCACTGTAGTTTAGACTACTTTGTGTGCTATTCTTCCATCTCTGCTTTTCTTGGAAATGCTTCTCAAACCAACTATGCTGCAGCCAACACCTTTTTGGACACATTCTGTCATTACAGAAgaaatcttggacttcctgCACAGTCCATCAACTGGGGTGCCTTAAATCTGGGCCTCCTGCtgaataaagaacattttcagaAGTTTCTTGAGGCCCGAGGCATGCCAGTCATGGAAGTGTATGAAATTCACAGATCCCTAGAGGAGTGTCTTCTCCTGAACAAACCCCAGCAAGTTATTTGTAAGTTTAACTTTGCACAAATGAGTCACAATGTTCTTTCTCAAAATGAAGCTCTAAAAATGCGCTTGTCTAACGTGGTTGAGGAGGGACTCAGCAAGTCCAAATTCACTCACCGAACAGTTGATCAGACAGTGTCTCGGTTGTCCACACCCCCTGAATACCTCAGGTCAGTGCTCAGCGAGCTGCTGAACATTAGAAGCGATGATCTGAATGAGGACATGTCCCTTACATCTCTGGGAATTGACTCCATGTTAGCAATGACTCTGCAAAACGTCATTTTCCAAGGGAGGGGTGTGAACATACCCCTTGTCAACCTGCTGGATCCCAACAGCACACTGTCGACTTTGGTGGCATTTTTAGGGAAATCAGTCAATGACGACAGTTACAGCAGTGATGAAATGTTTACTCGCCTTTAG